In the genome of Gemmatimonadota bacterium, one region contains:
- a CDS encoding Xaa-Pro dipeptidyl-peptidase — MISATSRFRAALSLTVALALTQFSAAAAQNRGGPPGPPPASGIGPNGKLAPIVKDGMMQPVLEFADTSQIIRQSLWVETNFDSDHDGKLDRVHVQVTRPGAAEKAGLKIPTLMLSSPYIGPTNGNSVDWDVNQELGAPSPARILTPFRPFSDSMRLNPGPTNWVSRGFAAVAVENAGTGLSSGCPTVGDGIENITPKFAIDWLNGRAKGFTTIDGNVQVYASSWSSGKVGMTGTSYEGTMPLAAAVTGVEGLEAIIPISPNTSQYRYYRSNGLVRSPGGYLGEDVHALYDFVHSGRVRQACDSIWRDGIFAQADRQSGDYNQFWADRDQTPLVKNIHAAVLFAHGFNDWNVMPEHTIRMWDALKKRLPSAKLYMSQGGHGAPPPQEIQAKWWAHYLYGVNNGVDTLPRVMIVQSNAVAAPAPEAAPGRPRFTPTPAPAFFSDYPLPGSAAVELHLTKGGRAVGTLQFAKAGSQGSEKLTDDVHVSPATMALAGSSPNRLLYALPALKEAVHLSGRTVVTLKLAASKPAVNLSVYLVTLPYDSTRIGSAGQVGVVTRGWADPQNYKSLTSDADYTSKEKGTPLTPGKFYTMTFPLQADDQVILPGQQLALMIFSSDAGFTLHPAPGSEITIDLDGSSFTIPVVGGTAALKAALGKSP; from the coding sequence ATGATCTCTGCCACGAGCCGTTTCCGCGCTGCGCTCTCACTGACCGTAGCCCTTGCGCTGACACAGTTCAGCGCTGCCGCAGCCCAGAATCGCGGCGGCCCCCCCGGACCACCACCCGCTTCAGGGATCGGCCCCAACGGCAAGCTCGCCCCGATCGTGAAAGACGGGATGATGCAGCCCGTGCTCGAATTCGCCGACACCAGCCAGATCATCCGGCAGTCGCTCTGGGTCGAGACCAATTTCGACAGCGACCACGACGGCAAGCTCGATCGGGTACACGTGCAGGTCACCCGACCCGGCGCCGCCGAGAAGGCCGGGCTCAAGATCCCGACGCTGATGCTCTCATCGCCGTACATCGGGCCGACCAACGGCAACTCGGTCGATTGGGATGTCAACCAGGAGCTGGGTGCACCATCGCCGGCGCGCATCCTCACACCGTTCCGCCCCTTCAGTGACAGCATGCGCCTGAATCCGGGGCCGACCAACTGGGTGTCGCGTGGCTTCGCCGCGGTTGCGGTGGAGAATGCCGGCACCGGCCTGTCGTCCGGCTGCCCAACTGTGGGTGACGGTATCGAGAACATCACGCCGAAGTTTGCCATCGACTGGCTCAATGGCCGCGCGAAGGGATTCACCACCATCGATGGCAACGTGCAGGTGTACGCATCCTCGTGGTCGAGCGGCAAGGTCGGGATGACCGGCACGTCGTATGAAGGGACGATGCCTCTCGCCGCGGCGGTCACCGGCGTCGAGGGACTCGAGGCGATCATTCCGATCTCGCCCAACACATCGCAATACCGCTACTACCGCTCGAACGGCCTGGTCCGTTCACCCGGCGGCTACCTCGGCGAGGACGTGCACGCGTTGTACGACTTCGTTCACTCGGGTCGCGTGCGCCAGGCGTGTGACAGCATCTGGCGCGATGGCATCTTCGCCCAGGCCGATCGTCAGAGCGGCGACTACAACCAGTTCTGGGCCGATCGCGACCAGACGCCGCTGGTGAAAAACATCCACGCCGCGGTGCTCTTCGCGCACGGCTTCAACGACTGGAATGTGATGCCGGAGCATACCATCCGGATGTGGGACGCGCTCAAGAAGCGGCTCCCGTCTGCGAAGCTCTACATGAGCCAGGGTGGCCACGGCGCGCCACCGCCACAGGAGATCCAGGCCAAGTGGTGGGCCCACTATCTCTATGGCGTCAACAACGGCGTCGACACCCTGCCGCGCGTGATGATTGTGCAGTCCAACGCGGTCGCGGCGCCTGCGCCTGAGGCAGCGCCTGGCCGCCCGCGATTCACCCCGACTCCGGCGCCGGCATTCTTTTCGGATTACCCGCTTCCTGGCTCGGCCGCGGTGGAGCTGCATCTCACCAAGGGAGGCAGGGCCGTGGGCACGCTGCAGTTTGCAAAGGCGGGATCGCAGGGCAGCGAGAAGTTGACCGACGACGTCCACGTCTCTCCTGCGACGATGGCGCTTGCCGGCTCTTCGCCCAACCGCCTGCTCTACGCGCTCCCGGCGCTCAAGGAGGCCGTGCATCTCTCGGGTCGCACTGTCGTCACGCTCAAGCTTGCTGCGAGCAAGCCGGCCGTGAACCTCTCGGTATATCTGGTGACGCTGCCGTATGACTCGACGCGCATTGGCAGCGCAGGACAGGTGGGAGTGGTCACGCGTGGCTGGGCGGATCCGCAGAACTACAAGTCACTCACCAGCGACGCAGACTACACCTCCAAGGAGAAGGGCACGCCGCTCACTCCCGGCAAGTTCTACACGATGACCTTCCCGCTGCAGGCGGATGACCAGGTGATCCTCCCCGGACAGCAGCTCGCGTTGATGATTTTCTCGAGCGATGCGGGGTTCACCCTGCACCCGGCGCCGGGGAGCGAGATCACCATCGACCTCGATGGATCATCGTTCACGATTCCGGTGGTCGGTGGTACGGCGGCGCTCAAGGCCGCGCTGGGCAAGTCACCCTGA
- a CDS encoding GIY-YIG nuclease family protein codes for MPKTGYVYILASDSRELYIGVTANPCRRWQQHRSGEGSVHVREHGIHRLVLVEAATTIMDAIRREKELKRWKRIRKLELIEASNPEWRDLSVEWGWDQLSP; via the coding sequence ATGCCCAAAACCGGATACGTCTACATCCTCGCGAGCGATTCACGCGAGCTCTACATCGGAGTCACGGCCAACCCCTGCAGGCGGTGGCAGCAGCATCGGAGCGGTGAGGGATCGGTTCATGTTCGTGAACACGGAATCCATCGACTGGTGCTCGTCGAAGCAGCGACGACGATCATGGACGCGATCCGAAGGGAGAAGGAATTGAAGCGGTGGAAGCGCATCCGAAAGCTTGAACTGATTGAGGCGAGTAACCCGGAGTGGCGGGACCTGAGCGTCGAGTGGGGGTGGGATCAGTTGTCACCCTGA
- a CDS encoding trehalose-6-phosphate synthase: protein MRLSLRFVAPLLIVLALLAWFVVPLADQLTLRWFVRDLDIRSHLIATTVEDPLQDLLATGNRTRMVQYFTRIGQDERLYALAFCPANGDSLFGTATFPADIQCGNLAHFTTLESRFITGAHGPLLVSLEPLESGGGTAGTLVLLHDMGFVARRSEETRQYLFFFIGGLALVVSLITVVVAQLSWRGWERGFRALTRGEGLLRPSVEPNMPELRPIARDLRALIADLEAEHRARDVDQVTWTVDTLRGILRDDLPGQEVMVVSNREPYIHMKTPDGVEVWRPASGLVTALEPIMRACSGTWIAHGSGTADRETVDSHDRIAVPPDAPSYRLRRVWMTPEEEAGYYYGFANEGLWPLCHNAHVRPVFRTGDWDEYVRLNRRFAHAVVAESGKPDPIVLVQDYHFALLPRMIKELLPDATVIAFWHIPWPNPEAFGICPWRDELLDGMLGSSILGFHTGFHCNNFVDTVDRYLEARVDREMFTVSYRGKLTAIKRYPISIAWPPAPELLDTTVSDCRTAIRHRDLLPADHAVGVGVDRLDYTKGIEERLRAVERFLDLHPAWVGRFTFVQIAAPTRVNIGEYRDYESRVRALAAQINARFAGDHPPAIILKVEHHQPRQVYEYYRGSDFALVSSLHDGMNLVAKEFVAARDDERGVLILSQFTGAARDLPEAIIVNPYDTEQCAAAIAMALAMPPSEQRVRMRLMRGLIQEFNVYRWAGQMLIDAARMRRHSRLIARGMNDDSRTTISAARSR, encoded by the coding sequence TTGCGCCTCTCACTTCGATTCGTCGCCCCCCTGCTGATTGTCCTGGCGCTGCTCGCCTGGTTTGTGGTTCCGCTTGCCGACCAACTCACCCTGCGCTGGTTCGTCCGCGACCTCGATATCCGCTCCCACCTGATAGCCACGACGGTGGAGGATCCCCTCCAGGACCTGCTGGCGACCGGCAACCGCACGCGGATGGTGCAGTACTTCACCCGGATCGGACAGGACGAACGCCTCTACGCCCTCGCGTTCTGTCCGGCAAATGGCGACAGCCTGTTCGGGACCGCCACCTTTCCTGCCGACATCCAGTGCGGTAACCTGGCGCATTTCACGACCCTGGAAAGTCGCTTCATCACCGGCGCGCACGGACCACTCCTGGTCTCGCTGGAGCCGCTGGAATCCGGCGGGGGGACCGCCGGCACCCTGGTGCTACTGCACGATATGGGGTTTGTCGCGCGCCGGAGCGAAGAGACGCGGCAGTATCTCTTCTTCTTCATTGGCGGACTCGCGCTGGTGGTGTCCCTGATCACGGTCGTGGTCGCGCAATTGAGCTGGCGCGGCTGGGAGCGAGGCTTTCGGGCGCTCACCCGTGGTGAAGGGCTGCTGCGACCCTCGGTCGAACCCAACATGCCGGAGCTGCGCCCGATTGCGCGCGACCTCCGGGCATTGATCGCCGACCTCGAGGCCGAGCATCGCGCCCGGGACGTCGACCAGGTCACCTGGACCGTCGATACGCTGCGCGGAATCCTGCGCGACGATTTGCCGGGGCAGGAAGTGATGGTGGTATCGAATCGGGAACCGTACATCCATATGAAGACGCCGGATGGTGTTGAGGTCTGGCGACCCGCGAGCGGCCTGGTCACCGCACTCGAACCGATCATGCGGGCCTGCTCCGGGACCTGGATCGCGCACGGGAGCGGCACAGCGGACCGCGAGACGGTCGACAGCCACGATCGCATCGCCGTGCCACCCGACGCACCGAGCTATCGGCTGCGGCGCGTGTGGATGACGCCGGAAGAGGAAGCGGGATACTACTACGGCTTCGCCAACGAGGGACTCTGGCCCCTCTGCCACAACGCGCACGTGCGGCCGGTATTCCGGACCGGCGACTGGGACGAATACGTCCGGTTGAATCGTCGCTTCGCCCACGCGGTGGTCGCCGAGTCAGGCAAGCCCGATCCGATTGTCCTGGTGCAGGACTATCACTTCGCGCTCTTGCCTCGGATGATCAAGGAACTGCTTCCGGATGCAACGGTGATTGCCTTCTGGCATATCCCCTGGCCGAACCCTGAAGCGTTCGGCATCTGCCCCTGGCGCGATGAACTGCTCGACGGCATGCTTGGCAGCTCGATCCTCGGCTTCCATACCGGTTTCCACTGCAACAACTTCGTCGACACCGTTGACCGTTACCTGGAAGCGCGCGTCGATCGGGAGATGTTCACCGTCTCGTATCGCGGGAAGCTCACGGCCATCAAGCGATATCCCATTTCCATCGCGTGGCCGCCAGCCCCTGAATTGCTCGACACCACTGTCTCCGATTGTCGCACGGCCATCCGGCATCGTGACCTGTTGCCGGCCGACCACGCGGTCGGTGTCGGCGTGGATCGCCTGGACTATACCAAGGGGATCGAGGAGCGCCTGCGGGCCGTGGAACGCTTCCTGGACCTGCATCCCGCGTGGGTCGGTCGCTTCACCTTCGTGCAGATCGCGGCGCCCACACGGGTGAACATCGGGGAGTACCGGGACTACGAGAGCCGGGTCCGGGCGCTGGCCGCGCAGATCAACGCCCGGTTCGCTGGCGACCACCCGCCGGCCATCATTCTCAAGGTCGAGCACCATCAGCCGCGGCAGGTCTACGAGTACTATCGCGGCAGCGATTTCGCGCTCGTCAGCAGTCTGCATGACGGCATGAATCTGGTGGCCAAGGAGTTTGTCGCGGCGCGCGACGACGAGCGCGGGGTCCTCATTCTCAGTCAGTTCACCGGTGCCGCGCGCGATCTCCCGGAAGCAATCATCGTCAACCCGTATGACACCGAACAGTGCGCGGCGGCGATCGCGATGGCCCTGGCCATGCCCCCCTCGGAACAGCGGGTCCGGATGCGGCTCATGCGAGGCCTCATCCAGGAATTCAATGTCTACCGGTGGGCCGGACAGATGCTCATCGACGCGGCACGAATGCGACGCCACAGCCGGTTGATTGCCCGGGGAATGAACGACGACTCCCGCACCACCATCTCCGCAGCGAGATCACGGTGA
- a CDS encoding tRNA (cytidine(34)-2'-O)-methyltransferase, translated as MHIVLVHPEIHWNTGNAGRTALAVGATLHLIEPLGFSLDAREVKRAGLDYWEHVDVRVWPDWEAFAETLPTLGEAWFFSSEAERTFWDAPLGDAEKVVLVFGCETVGLPLEMRERYRDRLVAIPMKSTLVRSLNLSTSVAIAAYEVLRQARGSSSGLSP; from the coding sequence ATGCACATCGTCCTGGTCCACCCCGAAATCCACTGGAACACCGGCAACGCCGGCCGCACCGCGCTGGCGGTCGGCGCCACGCTGCACCTGATCGAGCCGCTGGGCTTCAGTCTCGATGCGCGTGAGGTCAAGCGCGCAGGACTCGACTACTGGGAGCACGTCGATGTGCGGGTGTGGCCCGACTGGGAGGCGTTCGCGGAGACGCTCCCCACGCTCGGTGAGGCCTGGTTCTTCTCGAGCGAAGCCGAACGCACATTCTGGGACGCGCCGCTCGGTGACGCCGAAAAAGTGGTGCTCGTCTTCGGGTGCGAGACCGTGGGGCTGCCGCTGGAGATGCGCGAACGGTATCGCGACCGATTGGTCGCGATACCGATGAAGTCGACGCTGGTGCGGTCGCTCAACCTGTCGACCAGCGTGGCCATTGCTGCCTACGAAGTACTGCGGCAGGCGCGCGGCTCTTCTTCAGGGTTGTCACCCTGA
- a CDS encoding SRPBCC family protein encodes MPITSITSDPSMLTMTVIGEYFVSVERLWEAFADPRQLEKFWGPVEWPATFTRHDMSVGGYSHYYMTGPDGTQSRAWFHFLKVEPLKMFEVEDGFSNADGSRNNEMPVMRMVFNFEPTSKGSRYTLVTHFDDVDAMEKIIGMGMMEGIKSATSQIDAVVADLRSYATNLPAAAQLLNDTQVRVSRVIRGTVPDVWRAHHEPALLKRWLLGPDGWTMPVCQVATAVGESWRNEWESADGTRRFGFEGELLEVAAPHRAVTTERMMDTAGPSTHNVLTLVGVGAGTLLTLVITYPTKELRDMILGTGMVGGMEASYARLEREVLA; translated from the coding sequence ATGCCGATCACGTCGATCACCTCCGATCCCTCCATGCTGACGATGACCGTCATCGGCGAATACTTCGTGTCGGTCGAACGGCTCTGGGAGGCGTTCGCCGACCCGCGCCAGCTCGAGAAGTTCTGGGGGCCGGTCGAGTGGCCGGCGACTTTCACCCGCCACGATATGTCGGTTGGCGGTTATTCCCATTACTACATGACCGGGCCCGATGGAACACAGTCGCGCGCCTGGTTCCACTTCCTCAAGGTGGAACCGCTCAAGATGTTCGAGGTGGAAGACGGCTTCAGCAACGCCGACGGGTCGCGCAACAACGAGATGCCGGTGATGCGGATGGTCTTCAACTTCGAGCCCACGTCAAAGGGCTCCCGCTACACCCTCGTCACGCACTTCGACGATGTCGACGCGATGGAGAAGATCATCGGGATGGGAATGATGGAAGGGATCAAGTCGGCCACCAGCCAGATCGATGCGGTGGTCGCCGACCTCAGGTCATACGCCACCAATCTCCCGGCTGCAGCACAACTCCTCAACGACACACAGGTGCGGGTGAGTCGTGTGATCCGCGGCACGGTGCCGGATGTCTGGCGGGCGCATCACGAGCCCGCCCTCCTCAAGCGCTGGCTCCTCGGCCCCGATGGCTGGACGATGCCGGTCTGCCAGGTGGCGACTGCGGTGGGCGAGAGCTGGCGGAACGAGTGGGAGTCGGCTGACGGTACCCGTCGCTTCGGCTTCGAAGGTGAGCTGCTCGAAGTGGCTGCTCCTCATCGCGCCGTGACCACCGAACGAATGATGGACACCGCAGGGCCGAGCACCCACAACGTGCTGACCCTCGTTGGAGTCGGTGCCGGCACGCTCCTGACGCTGGTGATCACCTATCCGACCAAGGAACTGCGCGACATGATCCTCGGCACCGGCATGGTGGGCGGGATGGAGGCGAGCTACGCGAGGTTGGAGCGTGAGGTGCTGGCGTAG